The following are from one region of the Klebsiella aerogenes genome:
- a CDS encoding amino acid permease — MTEKKAELQRGLEARHIELIALGGTIGVGLFMGAASTLKWAGPSVLLAYIIAGLFVFFIMRSMGEMLFLEPVTGSFAVYAHRYMSPFFGYLTAWSYWFMWMAVGISEITAIGVYVQFWFPDMAQWIPALIAVGLVAMANLAAVRLYGEIEFWFAMIKVTTIIVMIVIGLGVIFFGFGNGGQSIGFGNLTEHGGFFAGGWKGFLTALCIVVASYQGVELIGITAGEAKNPQVTLRSAVGKVLWRILIFYVGAIFVIVTIFPWNQIGSTGSPFVLTFAKIGITAAAGIINFVVLTAALSGCNSGMYSCGRMLYALARNRQLPAAMAKVSRQGVPVAGVALSIGILLIGSCLNYIIPNPQRVFVYVYSASVLPGMVPWFVILISQLRFRREHQQAMASHPFRSLLFPWANYLTMAFLVCVLIGMGINDETRMSLFVGIIFLALVTLIYKVFGLGKRGNLDKTAE; from the coding sequence ATGACTGAGAAGAAAGCGGAACTCCAGCGTGGACTGGAGGCCCGACATATTGAGCTAATCGCGCTAGGCGGGACGATTGGCGTAGGGTTATTCATGGGCGCGGCAAGTACGCTGAAGTGGGCCGGACCATCCGTCCTGCTGGCGTATATTATCGCGGGTTTATTTGTCTTCTTTATCATGCGTTCGATGGGCGAAATGCTGTTCCTCGAACCGGTAACCGGCTCGTTCGCCGTTTACGCACACCGTTATATGAGCCCGTTCTTTGGCTATCTCACGGCCTGGTCGTACTGGTTTATGTGGATGGCGGTGGGAATATCGGAGATTACCGCTATCGGGGTCTATGTGCAGTTCTGGTTCCCGGATATGGCGCAGTGGATCCCGGCGCTTATCGCCGTAGGGCTGGTGGCGATGGCGAACCTGGCGGCAGTACGCCTGTATGGGGAGATCGAATTCTGGTTTGCGATGATTAAAGTCACCACCATTATCGTGATGATTGTCATCGGTCTGGGCGTTATCTTCTTTGGCTTCGGTAACGGCGGGCAGTCCATTGGTTTCGGCAACCTGACCGAACACGGCGGTTTCTTTGCCGGAGGCTGGAAGGGGTTCCTGACGGCGCTGTGTATTGTTGTCGCCTCTTATCAAGGCGTTGAGCTTATCGGTATCACCGCCGGGGAAGCGAAAAATCCGCAGGTCACCTTGCGCAGCGCGGTTGGCAAGGTGCTGTGGCGTATCCTGATTTTCTATGTAGGGGCGATTTTCGTTATCGTCACGATTTTCCCGTGGAACCAGATTGGCTCTACCGGTAGCCCGTTTGTCCTGACCTTCGCCAAAATCGGTATTACCGCGGCGGCCGGGATCATCAACTTTGTGGTACTGACTGCAGCGCTGTCGGGCTGTAACAGCGGCATGTATAGCTGTGGGCGTATGCTGTACGCGCTGGCGAGAAACCGCCAACTGCCGGCAGCCATGGCCAAAGTGTCGCGTCAGGGCGTACCGGTAGCTGGCGTCGCGCTGTCGATTGGTATTTTGCTGATTGGTTCGTGCCTGAACTACATTATTCCTAATCCGCAGCGTGTATTCGTCTACGTCTATAGCGCCAGCGTTCTACCGGGAATGGTACCGTGGTTTGTGATTCTGATTAGCCAGCTGCGTTTTCGTCGCGAGCATCAGCAGGCGATGGCCAGCCACCCTTTCCGTTCGCTACTGTTCCCGTGGGCGAACTATTTGACGATGGCGTTCCTCGTTTGCGTGCTGATCGGCATGGGAATTAACGATGAAACCCGGATGTCGCTCT
- the wecG gene encoding lipopolysaccharide N-acetylmannosaminouronosyltransferase, producing MTDNTSAPQYALRGLQLIGWRDMQHALNYLFANGELRQGTLVAINAEKMLAVEDNPEVRALIEAAEFKYADGISVVRSLRKKYPQAQVSRVAGADLWEALMERAGAQGTPVFLIGGKPEVLAETQVKLRERWNVNIVGSQDGYFTPDQRQLVFERVRDSGAKIVTVAMGSPRQEILMRDCRLVYPQALYMGVGGTYDVFTGHVHRAPKFWQNLGLEWFYRLLLQPSRITRQLRLLRYLCWHYSGKL from the coding sequence ATGACTGATAACACTTCCGCGCCGCAGTATGCGCTGCGAGGGCTGCAGCTTATTGGCTGGCGCGACATGCAGCATGCGCTTAACTATCTCTTCGCCAACGGCGAACTGCGTCAGGGGACGTTGGTGGCGATCAACGCCGAGAAAATGCTGGCGGTGGAAGACAACCCGGAAGTGCGAGCGCTGATCGAAGCGGCTGAATTTAAATATGCCGATGGCATCAGCGTGGTGCGTTCACTGCGTAAAAAATATCCCCAGGCTCAGGTGTCGCGCGTCGCTGGCGCCGATCTGTGGGAAGCGTTAATGGAACGCGCGGGCGCTCAGGGGACGCCGGTATTTCTGATCGGCGGCAAGCCGGAAGTGCTGGCGGAAACGCAAGTGAAGCTGCGTGAACGCTGGAATGTGAACATCGTCGGCAGCCAGGACGGCTATTTTACTCCTGACCAGCGTCAGCTGGTGTTCGAGCGGGTACGCGACAGCGGGGCGAAAATAGTTACCGTGGCTATGGGATCGCCGCGTCAGGAGATCCTGATGCGCGATTGTCGGTTGGTTTATCCTCAGGCGCTGTATATGGGCGTTGGCGGGACCTACGACGTCTTCACCGGCCATGTGCACCGGGCGCCGAAGTTCTGGCAGAACCTTGGCCTGGAGTGGTTTTATCGTCTGTTGCTGCAGCCGAGCCGGATTACACGACAGCTTCGCCTGCTGCGCTATTTATGTTGGCATTATTCCGGGAAGCTCTGA
- the wzyE gene encoding ECA oligosaccharide polymerase, whose protein sequence is MTLMQFSGLLVVWLLSTLFIATATWFEFRRVRFNFNVFFSLLFLLTFFFGFPLTSILVFRFDVSVAPPDILLQTLLVAVCFYAVYYVTYKTRLRSASRDVPRRPLFTMNRVETHLTWGILMGLALLCVGIFFAHNGFLLFKLHSYSQIFSAEVSGVALKRFFYFFIPAMLVVYFLRQDYKAWLFFLVSTVAFGLLTYAIVGGTRANIIIAFAIFLFIGIIRGWISLWVLAAAGVLGIVGMFWLALKRYGMNVSGDEAFYTFLYLTRDTFSPWENLALLLQNYDKIEFQGLAPMIRDFYVFIPSWMWHGRPTMVLNTANYFTWEVLNNHSGLAISPTLIGSLVVMGGVWFVPLGAVAVGLIIKWFDWLYELGNQESNRYKAAILHSFCFGAIFNMIVLAREGLDSFGSRVVFFLVIFGICLLAAKLLYWLLDSAGLIHKRVKPLSQPQV, encoded by the coding sequence TGGTCGTCTGGTTACTGTCGACGTTGTTTATCGCCACCGCGACCTGGTTTGAGTTCCGCCGCGTGCGTTTTAACTTCAACGTCTTCTTTTCGTTGTTGTTCCTGCTGACGTTCTTCTTCGGCTTTCCGCTGACCAGTATTCTGGTCTTCCGTTTTGACGTCAGCGTGGCGCCACCGGATATTTTGTTGCAGACGCTGCTGGTCGCGGTGTGCTTCTACGCGGTCTACTATGTGACTTATAAAACGCGTCTGCGCTCCGCATCGCGCGATGTTCCGCGTCGTCCGCTGTTTACCATGAACCGGGTGGAAACCCATCTCACCTGGGGCATTCTGATGGGGCTGGCGTTGTTGTGCGTCGGTATTTTCTTCGCCCATAACGGTTTCCTGCTGTTCAAGCTCCACTCTTACAGTCAGATTTTCTCCGCTGAAGTGTCCGGCGTGGCGTTGAAACGCTTCTTCTATTTCTTTATTCCGGCGATGCTGGTGGTCTATTTCCTGCGTCAGGATTATAAGGCGTGGCTATTCTTCCTCGTCAGTACCGTGGCGTTTGGGCTGCTGACCTACGCGATTGTCGGCGGCACTCGCGCCAATATCATTATCGCTTTCGCTATCTTCCTGTTTATCGGGATTATTCGCGGCTGGATCAGTTTGTGGGTGCTGGCGGCAGCGGGCGTGTTGGGGATTGTCGGCATGTTCTGGCTGGCGTTGAAGCGCTATGGGATGAACGTGAGCGGCGATGAAGCGTTTTATACTTTCCTTTATCTTACGCGCGATACCTTCTCGCCGTGGGAAAACCTGGCGCTGCTGCTGCAGAACTACGACAAGATCGAGTTTCAGGGGCTGGCGCCAATGATCCGCGACTTCTACGTGTTTATCCCCAGTTGGATGTGGCATGGTCGTCCAACGATGGTGCTGAACACCGCCAACTATTTTACCTGGGAAGTGTTGAACAACCATTCAGGACTGGCGATTTCGCCGACGCTGATTGGTTCGCTGGTGGTGATGGGCGGCGTGTGGTTTGTTCCGCTGGGCGCGGTTGCGGTAGGGCTTATTATTAAATGGTTTGATTGGCTGTATGAACTGGGTAATCAGGAAAGCAATCGCTACAAGGCGGCTATCCTGCATAGTTTCTGTTTTGGCGCTATCTTCAACATGATAGTGCTGGCGCGAGAAGGGCTGGACTCGTTTGGCTCCCGCGTGGTGTTTTTCCTCGTGATCTTTGGTATCTGCTTGTTAGCGGCGAAATTGCTGTACTGGCTCCTGGACAGCGCAGGATTGATTCACAAGCGGGTTAAGCCGCTTTCGCAACCGCAGGTCTGA